ACGGCACCTTCCGCCATTGGGCGATTTACAACATTCCCGACGACTGGGACGGACTGCCTGAAAATGTCGAGACGGGAAGCGACGGGGCAATGCGCTATGGCCGCAACGATTTCGGTAATGCCCACTATGACGGACCCGAACCGCCCAAAGGCCATGGCGTGCATCATTATCACTTCCGCCTGGGCGCCCTGTCCGTGCCCAAGCTCGATATTGCCGCCGATACGGACATCAAAGACCTGTGGCGACAGGCCGAAAAGCACCTGATCGCCGAAGCGCGCTTGTCGGTACCTTCGAGCGGTGATGCCAGGCAATCATAGCCACGATCCTGGTCCCGCTTGGGATGTTTTGATCGTGGGCGGCGGCGCAGCCGGCCTGTCCGCGGCGCTGTTGCTGGCGCGGGCGCGGCGCCGGGTGCTGATTTGCGATGCTGGCCAGCCTCGCAACCGGCATTCGAACCGATTGGGCGGTTTTCTGACCCGCGACGGCACCGATCCGGCCGAGTTCCGGCGGATCGCCCGGGACGAGCTAGCTGACTACGACACGGCCGAGCTCCGTGAGAACACCGTGATCACCGCCGCCCGGCGCTTTGAATCCGGCTTCGAGCTCGAAACAGCTTCCGGAGAAATGTTCAGCGGCCGAAAACTGCTGGTGGCCACGGGGGTGGCTGATGCGCTGCCTCCCATTGCGGGGATCGAAGGCTTTTACGGCCGCACTGTCTGGCATTGTCCATATTGCGACGGTTACGAGCATCGCGATCAGCGGATCGTGGTTTATGGCCGGGGCGGAAAGGCCTCGGCGCTGGCGCTTGAACTGACCGGCTGGACCTCACGCCTGATGCTGGCCAGCGACGGTCCCTCCGGTTTGAGCGCCGCGCAGCGCCGGCTGTTGGACAGGCACAAAATTGCCCTTTACGAGGAGCCGGTCGCGCGCCTGGAGGGTGCGGAAGGACAGCTCGAAAGTCTGGTTTTCGCCTCGGGGGATTCTGTCGCCGCCGACGCCTTGTTCTTTCCCTCAGAAGGCTGGGCGGATGTCGAACTCCTGCGCAGCCTGGGCGTCACCATTCGGCGAAACGGCTCGGTGCGCACCGGCGGCTATGGCAAAACCGGGGCGCCCGGGGTTTTCGTCGCAGGAGACGCCTCCCGCCATGCGCAATTGGCAATCATCGCCGCTGGCGAGGGCGCCGCTGCCGCCTTCGCGATCAATACCGAATTGCTGAAGCAGGACCTCAGGCATCTCGACAGCGCCGAATGATCGGGCGCGATCATGATGCGGGCCGAAGCATTAGCTTTTGTCCTTGTCTTCGGCACTATATTCCGCGCGGGAGGCCGCCTCGGTGGTCCTGCGTTCGGCCAGAGTGCGGTCTCGATTGCGCATGATGCCATAGACCAGGGCGCAGAACAGAATAACGGCGCCGCCGGCTATGGCGAACATCCACATGGCAGGTCCCGATGCGCTCATTGGAATTCTCCTTTTGCCCAACCCGAGGCTGGTTTGGCAATGTTCATAGGGTTGCGCTTGAGCCTAAAAGGGCGAGGAAGAAGCGGCTTGCATGAGAAACTTCCTTTATCCGCGTGATCGTTTCGAACGAAGACCGGGCGCAC
This genomic stretch from Devosia sp. YIM 151766 harbors:
- a CDS encoding NAD(P)/FAD-dependent oxidoreductase gives rise to the protein MGGGAAGLSAALLLARARRRVLICDAGQPRNRHSNRLGGFLTRDGTDPAEFRRIARDELADYDTAELRENTVITAARRFESGFELETASGEMFSGRKLLVATGVADALPPIAGIEGFYGRTVWHCPYCDGYEHRDQRIVVYGRGGKASALALELTGWTSRLMLASDGPSGLSAAQRRLLDRHKIALYEEPVARLEGAEGQLESLVFASGDSVAADALFFPSEGWADVELLRSLGVTIRRNGSVRTGGYGKTGAPGVFVAGDASRHAQLAIIAAGEGAAAAFAINTELLKQDLRHLDSAE
- a CDS encoding YbhB/YbcL family Raf kinase inhibitor-like protein, whose translation is MPLTLTSPAFADGQPIPLKYTRDGENLAPPLQWTGAPETVESFILIVEDPDAPNGTFRHWAIYNIPDDWDGLPENVETGSDGAMRYGRNDFGNAHYDGPEPPKGHGVHHYHFRLGALSVPKLDIAADTDIKDLWRQAEKHLIAEARLSVPSSGDARQS